One window of the Marmota flaviventris isolate mMarFla1 chromosome 2, mMarFla1.hap1, whole genome shotgun sequence genome contains the following:
- the Rtl1 gene encoding retrotransposon-like protein 1 encodes MIEPSEDSFETMMERKNPSSKQMESSEGSSNTTMETPGSGAQAAAAAGPSSGPAQEREEPPSGSLQEMKELPIDLLQDMEEPSSGPHKEIEDPPNDLLQDLEESCYGSHQAVGDPLKETSERMREASVNPSGAQGKQVADNTDLKESEKKENPEEENQTESSPAEIMTMMRSIISLYFRMQDLKEQQRVAEEILVRGINAGRLPAPKRFSGDRREYHEFIVLCQLILQSYPRMFYSDRLRVKYVICHLSGLALEWAKALLQQNSPLMGDFPAFLEAMSEVFEYRQTLRVAEEAMFNIRQGNRCATDYINEFQSLVPTLGWPDEVLQAHLCQGLNEDIRHYLFRVPQPDSLDSLIVVILQIEDKLAERRAMLRLPPEARPRNLTWIDSPAPEKWMVSSWLPSEFHPAINRAHLFLLLLVRVNPYHSVAVQALVDSGAEGNFMDEKFAQEHYVELYEKPYPQSIQTVDGSLIGNEPIWLYTEPLVCIHQNHQESIEFDIVPSPNFSVVLGINWLRIHAPEVDWIKGRCTFHSPYCLKNCFRPPPPCIALERHSISLLPGLPHPYSDLADVFNPKEADDETSDQPSSDGSDDLSESEPSELQQAGDSDHSETFYECPSTAPWEPVGARMQEEARQQEEFWELQDMLTDRQDYIQMVPELFDQLHGAAWFTKLELRGTIVEGSMSAHRTEETWKAAFGLELQDMKSYQPFALSPDPIIPQSVIHFILKDMLGFFVLSYGQEVLVYSMCQEEHLQHVRQVLVRFRHHNVYCSLDKSQFHRQTAEILGFVVSPKGVKLNKNIMNIITGHPTPVNKKSLRSLIEFVFPYRHFVERFAIIAEPLVRQVLSTQPFYWGEEEQEAFECLKRAFRKAPMLHHPRPQNQFYLETGIYRTALYTSLIQIDDQTGKRVTCAFYSRNLSPIEVEYPLVEMRVLPIRAAFMVWCRYLENTEEPIMILLNTEDLASLNNDRLTVLLPGHWVFFFSHFNFDVMELPEQDGGRPLTPVRNRGRRGLRGRATRPVLLYATRGSPRDQTIESEEEENENEPDQDEFNEQALQQELLAMIPIDQILNSFLAHFSMAQIRAVILHFFRGLLYWKNLLAMAAVLVLMRVRQCPALLPAPTMAVARPQPRRSLRLILDSTLIASSSMATAIAQLLTQMPPLVGANTVPAQEMAELFLGPRRWQRNALHPQTTGGLRFTPGFWLTLCEFFGVRVTPPEGGRPAPRQNRYLELHVVGDEDVVLREALQDDLQRYRQCGLHDGLQDTSQDAQDNDAQEALPTQTAGALTLRPRNLMDPEVLDFLQNRLLHVRGADGRLTLLSREQVAQALTRFLSMAYRQAPPAPASGHQPREPASLEELPDLEDADLD; translated from the coding sequence AATGAGAGAAGCGTCAGTCAACCCATCGGGAGCCCAGGGAAAGCAAGTGGCAGACAACACTGACCTGAAGGAGTCAGAAAAGAAGGAGAATCCCGAAGAGGAAAACCAGACCGAGAGCTCTCCCGCAGAAATCATGACCATGATGCGGTCCATCATCTCACTGTACTTCCGAATGCAAGACCTCAAAGAACAACAGAGAGTAGCAGAGGAGATCCTGGTCCGGGGGATCAATGCCGGCCGCCTTCCCGCCCCAAAGCGCTTCTCTGGCGATCGCAGAGAATACCATGAGTTCATCGTGCTCTGCCAACTGATCTTACAAAGCTACCCGAGAATGTTTTACAGCGACCGCCTGCGAGTGAAGTATGTCATCTGCCACCTCTCGGGCTTAGCCTTGGAGTGGGCCAAAGCTCTGCTGCAGCAGAACAGCCCCCTGATGGGAGACTTCCCCGCCTTCCTGGAGGCCATGTCAGAAGTGTTCGAGTACCGGCAGACACTACGTGTGGCAGAAGAGGCCATGTTCAACATCAGGCAGGGCAATCGCTGTGCCACCGACTACATCAATGAGTTCCAGAGCCTGGTACCTACCTTGGGCTGGCCAGACGAAGTCCTGCAGGCCCACCTGTGCCAGGGGCTCAACGAGGACATCAGGCATTATCTATTCCGCGTCCCACAACCGGATTCCCTGGACAGCCTGATTGTGGTCATCCTGCAAATAGAAGACAAGCTGGCAGAGAGACGGGCCATGCTCAGGCTGCCCCCAGAGGCCCGCCCACGGAACCTGACCTGGATCGACTCACCTGCTCCAGAGAAGTGGATGGTCAGCAGCTGGCTGCCCAGCGAATTCCATCCGGCCATCAATCGCGCCCATCTCTTCCTGCTGCTCTTGGTCAGAGTGAACCCCTACCACAGTGTGGCGGTCCAGGCCCTGGTGGATTCCGGAGCAGAAGGCAACTTCATGGATGAGAAGTTTGCCCAAGAGCACTACGTGGAGCTGTACGAGAAGCCCTACCCACAGTCAATCCAGACCGTTGACGGCTCGCTGATCGGCAACGAGCCCATCTGGCTCTACACGGAACCCCTGGTATGCATTCACCAGAACCACCAGGAGTCCATCGAATTCGACATCGTACCTTCACCTAACTTCTCCGTGGTCCTGGGCATCAACTGGCTCCGAATCCACGCCCCAGAAGTCGACTGGATCAAAGGCCGCTGCACCTTCCACTCTCCCTACTGCCTGAAGAACTGCTTCCGCCCACCCCCGCCATGCATCGCACTGGAGAGACACAGCATAAGCCTACTGCCCGGATTGCCACACCCATACTCAGACCTGGCCGACGTGTTTAACCCGAAGGAAGCAGATGATGAGACTTCCGACCAGCCAAGCTCAGACGGATCCGATGATCTTTCTGAATCAGAGCCCTCTGAGCTTCAGCAGGCTGGAGACAGTGATCACAGCGAGACCTTTTACGAGTGTCCCTCCACCGCGCCTTGGGAACCTGTGGGTGCCAGGATGCAAGAAGAAGCCAGGCAGCAAGAGGAATTCTGGGAGCTGCAGGACATGCTGACCGACAGACAGGACTACATACAGATGGTTCCGGAACTGTTTGACCAGTTGCACGGAGCCGCGTGGTTCACAAAACTAGAGCTGCGTGGGACCATAGTGGAGGGGAGCATGAGCGCCCACCGAACAGAGGAGACATGGAAAGCAGCGTTCGGTCTGGAGCTTCAAGACATGAAGAGCTACCAGCCCTTCGCACTGTCCCCAGACCCTATCATACCACAGAGCGTGATCCACTTTATCCTGAAGGACATGCTAGGCTTCTTTGTGCTCTCCTACGGCCAGGAAGTCCTCGTCTACTCAATGTGCCAGGAGGAGCACCTCCAGCACGTCCGCCAAGTCCTCGTCCGCTTCCGGCACCACAACGTCTACTGCTCACTGGACAAAAGCCAGTTCCACCGACAGACGGCAGAAATCCTGGGCTTCGTGGTGTCCCCCAAAGGGGTGAAACTGAACAAGAACATCATGAACATCATCACGGGGCACCCGACCCCAGTCAATAAGAAGTCCCTGCGCAGCCTGATCGAGTTCGTGTTCCCCTACCGCCACTTTGTGGAGCGCTTTGCCATCATCGCAGAGCCCCTGGTGCGGCAGGTGCTGAGCACCCAACCTTTCTACTGGGGAGAAGAGGAGCAGGAGGCCTTCGAGTGCCTGAAGAGGGCTTTCCGCAAGGCGCCCATGCTCCACCACCCCAGGCCTCAGAACCAGTTCTACTTGGAAACGGGCATCTACAGGACGGCCCTGTACACCTCCCTGATCCAAATCGACGACCAAACTGGCAAGAGAGTCACCTGCGCTTTCTACTCCCGAAACCTCTCCCCCATCGAGGTCGAGTACCCTCTGGTGGAGATGAGAGTCCTTCCCATCCGGGCTGCCTTCATGGTGTGGTGCCGCTACCTGGAGAACACCGAGGAGCCCATCATGATCCTTCTCAACACGGAGGATCTAGCCTCTCTGAATAATGACAGGCTCACCGTACTTCTCCCCGGCCATTGGGTCTTCTTCTTCTCTCACTTCAACTTTGACGTCATGGAGCTGCCTGAACAAGACGGGGGCCGCCCCCTGACACCTGTAAGAAACCGCGGCCGCAGAGGGCTGCGCGGCAGGGCCACACGGCCCGTCCTGCTCTATGCCACGAGAGGATCCCCCAGGGATCAGACCATCGAATCCGAGGAGGAGGAGAACGAGAACGAGCCAGACCAAGACGAATTCAACGAGCAGGCCCTGCAGCAGGAGCTGCTGGCCATGATCCCCATCGACCAGATCCTCAACAGCTTCCTGGCCCACTTCAGCATGGCCCAGATCAGGGCCGTCATCCTGCACTTCTTCCGAGGCCTCCTCTACTGGAAGAACCTGCTCGCCATGGCCGCCGTCCTAGTGCTCATGAGGGTGAGACAGTGCCCTGCCCTGCTGCCAGCCCCCACCATGGCGGTGGCTCGGCCCCAACCACGGCGCTCCCTGCGGCTCATCCTGGACTCGACCCTCATTGCCAGCAGCAGCATGGCCACGGCCATTGCTCAGCTGCTCACTCAGATGCCCCCTCTGGTGGGCGCCAACACCGTCCCGGCCCAGGAGATGGCCGAGCTGTTCCTGGGCCCCCGCCGCTGGCAGAGAAATGCCCTGCACCCCCAGACCACCGGGGGCCTGAGATTCACCCCGGGGTTCTGGCTGACACTGTGTGAGTTCTTTGGTGTCCGCGTCACCCCACCTGAGGGTGGCCGCCCTGCCCCACGCCAGAACCGCTACTTGGAGCTGCACGTCGTTGGCGATGAGGATGTCGTCTTGCGAGAAGCCCTGCAAGACGACCTGCAACGTTACCGTCAGTGTGGCCTGCATGACGGCCTGCAAGACACCTCGCAGGACGCGCAGGACAACGACGCGCAGGAAGCCCTGCCCACACAGACGGCCGGTGCCCTCACACTCCGCCCACGCAACCTGATGGACCCTGAGGTCCTGGACTTCCTCCAAAATCGCCTGCTCCACGTGCGAGGTGCCGATGGGAGGCTCACGCTGCTCAGCAGGGAGCAGGTGGCCCAGGCCCTGACCCGATTCCTGAGCATGGCCTACAGGCAGGCCCcgcctgccccagcctctgggcATCAGCCCAGGGAACCAGCAAGCCTGGAAGAGCTACCCGACCTCGAGGACGCTGACCTCGACTGA